One window of Nymphaea colorata isolate Beijing-Zhang1983 chromosome 1, ASM883128v2, whole genome shotgun sequence genomic DNA carries:
- the LOC116263484 gene encoding tryptamine hydroxycinnamoyltransferase 2-like — MVAMEVKHLNTTWVKPETRLHGKIPLTIFDRASADMHIASILVYDAPTASNTKIKLALAKALTYYPVLAGKLSGQPPVVVLDDEAGAPVSEMSVEGNLEDFLPFKPTPELSILHPYTQETNPLLMVQLTRFACGGLVLGLSANHAVADGQSMSNFYVTWSQLIMEKEVSPIPTHGRSVLRPRDPPMPEYPHQNMEFSMSPPSDDQPPEIYEGAIENVQVHYSYDFVMKLKERAETKHTTFECLLSHLWKKVTVARGLDDQVITRARVSVNGRPRLGLPGEYFGNLVLTAFPAAKVEDLVQGDVGYGAKLIKGAVGMIGSEYFQSFVDFGELNKDKALYPSVGTEGNTLSPDLEVDSWLGFQFHQVDMGGGAPRAFVPSWIPMEGLVIIAASPSPEKGAGPRDRWRTGVDITVTLLPEHAANFERIAYSID, encoded by the exons ATGGTAGCCATGGAAGTGAAGCATCTGAACACCACATGGGTCAAGCCAGAAACGAGGCTTCATGGAAAAATACCCCTAACCATCTTCGACAGAGCGTCCGCAGATATGCACATAGCGTCGATCCTGGTCTACGACGCCCCCACAGCCAGCAACACCAAGATCAAGCTTGCTCTTGCAAAGGCTCTCACCTATTACCCAGTGCTAGCTGGGAAGTTGTCCGGCCAGCCCCCGGTCGTCGTCCTCGATGACGAAGCCGGAGCGCCGGTCTCCGAGATGTCGGTGGAGGGGAATCTCGAAGACTTCCTTCCGTTCAAGCCTACCCCGGAGCTCTCCATCCTCCATCCTTACACCCAAGAGACTAACCCACTGCTCATGGTCCAGCTTACTAGGTTCGCTTGCGGCGGCCTGGTGCTCGGACTTAGCGCTAACCATGCGGTCGCTGATGGCCAGTCAATGAGCAACTTCTATGTCACCTGGTCTCAATTGATCATGGAAAAGGAGGTCAGCCCCATTCCTACACATGGTCGGTCGGTGCTCAGGCCCAGGGACCCACCCATGCCGGAGTACCcacaccaaaatatggagttcTCCATGTCGCCGCCGAGTGATGATCAACCGCCTGAGATCTACGAGGGCGCCATAGAAAATGTACAGGTCCATTACTCGTACGACTTCGTTATGAAGCTCAAGGAGAGGGCGGAGACGAAGCACACCACCTTCGAATGCCTGCTGTCCCACCTGTGGAAGAAAGTAACCGTTGCCCGTGGCCTGGACGACCAAGTCATCACCCGTGCCCGCGTCTCTGTGAACGGGCGGCCGAGGCTGGGGCTTCCCGGCGAGTATTTCGGAAATTTAGTGCTAACTGCATTTCCGGCCGCCAAGGTGGAGGATCTGGTTCAG GGAGATGTAGGCTATGGTGCAAAGTTAATCAAGGGAGCTGTGGGGATGATTGGGAGCGAGTATTTCCAGTCTTTCGTCGACTTTGGGGAACTGAACAAAGACAAGGCACTCTACCCTTCAGTGGGTACAGAAGGCAACACTCTGTCGCCTGACTTGGAGGTGGATAGCTGGCTGGGCTTCCAGTTTCACCAAGTGGACATGGGTGGAGGTGCACCCCGCGCGTTCGTGCCTTCCTGGATACCCATGGAAGGTCTAGTCATAATCGCAGCCTCGCCGTCGCCGGAGAAAGGCGCCGGCCCCCGTGACAGATGGAGAACTGGCGTCGACATCACCGTGACTCTCCTTCCTGAGCATGCTGCCAACTTCGAAAGGATTGCTTACTCCATAGACTGA